Proteins encoded by one window of Streptomyces sp. NBC_01571:
- a CDS encoding glycoside hydrolase family 2 TIM barrel-domain containing protein, producing MPSQNSAYVSDTAPGRGALRAARSWLHSDAPSRSLNGDWRFRLSPTVPVAADFAAEGFDDSGWDSIPVPSHWVLQGDGAYGRPIYTNVQFPFPIDPPHVPDENPTGDYRRHFDMPADWAGAERVVLRFDGVESLFRLWVNGEEIGGASGSRLAHEFDVTSSVRPGDNVVAVRVHQWSAASYLEDQDQWWLPGIFRDVTLIARPAGGIEDVWLRAGYEKGRGRVEPEISAGAAAFPVTVRIPELGVEQVWAAPADVVPFDVDAVEPWSAEQPRLYDVTVSGAAESIALRVGFRTVEIRGDRFLVNGRRVVFHGMNRHETHPERGRVFDEEHAREDLARMKRFNVNAIRTSHYPPHPRLLDLADELGFWVVLECDLETHGFDKVDWAGNPSDDPAWREAYLDRIQRTLERDKNHPSVVIWSLGNEAGTGGNLAAMAAWVHTRDTGRPVHYEGDHTGEYTDLYSRMYATVPETERIGSDDSRSRLMNCTPAQSARQRTKPFLLCEYAHAMGNGPGALDQYEALVHAYPRLHGGFVWEWRDHGILTTTPDGTPYYAYGGDFGEAVHDGNFVMDGMLLSDDVPTPSLHEYKAVVQPVRFSFDSDAGEVAITNLRHSADTSDLRFVWRVEHDGTLVDSGDMEVPVVAAGESGRVKLPSVTVAHDAETWLTVDAVLAADTAWASAGHVIATAQLDRSARRPAPGVRSRTDWRHSDGTLTLGIAEFVDGSLVRLAGRPVTGPRLELFRAPTDNDEAASDEVEESDAAVAGVSQAALWRADGLDRLTVRRVSVEHTAEALRTISKVSAANSGSSVTVETVWSIEGDELELRVEIEPSRGWRTVWPRIGIRFDLPDGTAPVDGAQWFGLGPLESYPDSLRAARTGRFSSTVGDLSVDYARPQETGHRSGVRQLTLTSAGTEVLRLTTVPDTRGRRPGFTLSRHTPQQIARAEHPFELPGSTTSHLIVDAAQHGLGSRACGPDVWPEFALRPESRTIRLRVSAA from the coding sequence GTGCCCTCCCAGAACTCCGCATACGTTTCGGACACCGCCCCAGGGCGTGGCGCGCTGCGTGCGGCGCGCTCGTGGCTGCACTCCGACGCCCCCAGCCGTTCGCTGAACGGGGACTGGCGGTTCCGGCTGTCGCCGACGGTGCCGGTGGCGGCGGACTTCGCGGCCGAAGGCTTCGACGACAGCGGCTGGGACAGCATCCCGGTGCCGTCCCACTGGGTTCTCCAGGGCGACGGAGCCTACGGCCGGCCGATCTACACCAACGTGCAGTTCCCGTTCCCGATCGACCCGCCCCATGTCCCGGACGAGAACCCCACGGGCGACTACCGCCGCCACTTCGACATGCCCGCCGACTGGGCGGGGGCCGAACGCGTCGTGCTGCGGTTCGACGGTGTCGAGTCGCTCTTCAGGCTGTGGGTCAACGGCGAGGAGATAGGCGGCGCGAGCGGCAGCCGGCTCGCCCACGAATTCGACGTCACGTCGTCCGTGCGTCCGGGCGACAACGTCGTCGCCGTGCGCGTGCACCAGTGGTCCGCGGCCAGCTATCTCGAGGACCAGGACCAGTGGTGGCTGCCGGGCATCTTCCGCGACGTCACCCTGATCGCACGGCCGGCCGGAGGCATCGAGGACGTCTGGCTGCGGGCCGGTTACGAGAAGGGGCGGGGCCGGGTCGAGCCGGAGATCAGCGCCGGCGCGGCGGCGTTCCCGGTCACCGTCCGTATCCCCGAGCTCGGCGTCGAGCAGGTCTGGGCCGCCCCGGCCGACGTGGTCCCGTTCGACGTCGACGCGGTGGAGCCCTGGTCGGCCGAGCAGCCGCGGCTGTACGACGTCACCGTGTCGGGCGCCGCGGAGAGCATCGCCCTGCGAGTGGGGTTCCGCACGGTCGAGATCCGCGGCGACCGGTTCCTGGTCAACGGCCGCCGCGTCGTGTTCCACGGGATGAACCGCCACGAGACCCACCCCGAGCGCGGCCGCGTCTTCGACGAGGAGCACGCCCGCGAGGACCTGGCCCGCATGAAGCGGTTCAACGTGAACGCGATCCGCACCAGCCACTACCCACCGCATCCCCGGCTGCTCGACCTCGCCGACGAACTCGGCTTCTGGGTCGTCCTCGAATGCGATCTCGAGACGCACGGCTTCGACAAGGTCGACTGGGCCGGCAATCCGAGCGACGACCCGGCCTGGCGCGAGGCGTACCTCGACCGCATCCAGCGCACCCTCGAACGGGACAAGAACCACCCCAGCGTCGTGATCTGGTCCCTCGGCAACGAGGCGGGCACCGGCGGCAACCTCGCCGCGATGGCGGCGTGGGTCCACACCCGCGACACCGGACGACCCGTGCACTACGAGGGCGACCACACCGGCGAGTACACCGACCTCTACTCCCGGATGTACGCGACGGTGCCGGAGACCGAGCGCATCGGAAGCGACGACTCACGGTCGCGGCTGATGAACTGCACTCCCGCGCAGAGCGCCCGGCAGCGCACCAAGCCGTTCCTGCTCTGCGAGTACGCCCACGCGATGGGCAACGGGCCGGGAGCGCTCGACCAGTACGAGGCGCTGGTGCACGCGTATCCCCGGCTGCACGGCGGCTTCGTCTGGGAATGGCGCGACCACGGCATCCTCACGACCACCCCGGACGGTACGCCCTACTACGCGTACGGCGGCGACTTCGGAGAAGCCGTGCACGACGGCAACTTCGTGATGGACGGAATGCTGCTGAGCGACGACGTCCCGACGCCAAGTCTCCATGAATACAAGGCGGTTGTGCAGCCGGTCCGCTTCAGCTTCGACAGCGACGCGGGCGAGGTCGCGATCACCAACCTGCGGCACTCCGCCGACACCTCCGACCTGCGCTTCGTCTGGCGCGTCGAGCACGACGGGACACTCGTGGACTCCGGGGACATGGAGGTCCCCGTCGTCGCGGCGGGCGAGTCGGGGCGGGTGAAGCTTCCATCGGTCACGGTGGCGCACGACGCGGAGACATGGCTCACCGTCGACGCCGTGCTGGCGGCCGACACCGCCTGGGCGAGCGCCGGGCATGTGATCGCCACCGCCCAGCTCGACCGTTCGGCCCGTCGTCCCGCGCCCGGTGTCCGCTCCCGTACCGACTGGCGGCACAGCGACGGAACGCTGACCCTCGGCATCGCCGAATTCGTCGACGGGTCCCTCGTACGGCTCGCCGGCCGGCCCGTGACGGGCCCGCGCCTTGAACTGTTCCGTGCCCCGACCGACAACGACGAAGCCGCGTCCGACGAGGTCGAGGAGAGCGACGCCGCCGTCGCCGGGGTCTCCCAGGCCGCACTGTGGCGTGCCGACGGCCTCGACCGGCTGACCGTACGACGGGTCTCCGTGGAGCACACCGCCGAGGCCCTGCGCACGATCTCCAAGGTCTCCGCCGCGAACTCCGGATCGTCGGTGACGGTGGAGACCGTCTGGTCGATCGAGGGCGACGAGCTCGAACTGCGGGTGGAGATCGAGCCCTCGCGCGGTTGGCGGACGGTGTGGCCGCGGATCGGGATCCGCTTCGACCTGCCCGACGGCACGGCCCCCGTCGACGGCGCCCAGTGGTTCGGTCTCGGACCGCTGGAGTCCTACCCCGACAGCCTGCGCGCGGCACGCACCGGGCGCTTCTCCTCCACCGTCGGCGACCTCTCCGTCGACTACGCGCGCCCCCAGGAGACCGGGCACCGCTCCGGGGTGCGGCAGCTGACGCTGACGAGTGCCGGCACCGAGGTACTGCGCCTCACGACCGTGCCGGACACGCGGGGACGCCGTCCCGGGTTCACGCTCAGCCGCCACACCCCGCAGCAGATCGCCCGAGCCGAACACCCCTTCGAGCTGCCGGGTTCGACCACGAGTCACCTGATCGTCGACGCGGCCCAGCACGGACTCGGCTCACGCGCCTGCGGACCGGATGTGTGGCCCGAGTTCGCGCTCCGCCCCGAATCCCGCACGATCAGGCTGCGCGTCTCGGCGGCCTGA
- a CDS encoding SDR family NAD(P)-dependent oxidoreductase encodes MTTTFITGANKGLGYETSRRLIALGHTVIMGARDPERGRAAATALGARFVRIDVTDDASVAAAASDVAAHEGVLDVLVNNAGVHGPHGDPSDLTGPDALGVFDVNVFGVVRTTNAFLPLLRRSPDPVVVNVSSGMGSLAITHDPSRVESSVVAPLYTASKAALTMLTTQYAKALKDIRVNAADPGYTATDLNGHSGPQSVTEGTDAIVRLATEGPGAGSGRFIDRTGPIDLT; translated from the coding sequence ATGACCACCACGTTCATCACCGGAGCCAACAAGGGACTCGGCTACGAGACCTCCCGCCGCCTCATCGCACTCGGTCACACCGTGATCATGGGAGCCCGCGATCCCGAACGCGGCAGGGCGGCCGCCACCGCGCTGGGCGCGCGATTCGTCCGTATCGACGTCACCGACGACGCCTCCGTGGCCGCCGCGGCCTCCGACGTCGCCGCACACGAAGGCGTGCTCGACGTTCTCGTCAACAACGCGGGCGTCCACGGTCCGCACGGTGACCCGAGCGACCTGACGGGCCCGGACGCGCTCGGCGTCTTCGACGTCAACGTCTTCGGTGTCGTCCGGACGACCAACGCCTTCCTCCCGCTGCTGCGCCGGTCGCCCGACCCGGTCGTCGTCAACGTCAGCAGCGGTATGGGATCACTGGCCATCACCCACGACCCGTCGCGTGTCGAGTCCTCCGTCGTCGCGCCCCTCTACACCGCCTCGAAGGCGGCCCTCACGATGCTGACCACCCAGTACGCCAAGGCACTGAAGGACATTCGGGTCAACGCCGCCGACCCCGGCTACACCGCGACCGATCTCAACGGCCACAGCGGGCCCCAGTCCGTCACCGAGGGCACGGACGCGATCGTGCGTCTCGCCACCGAAGGGCCCGGCGCGGGCTCGGGACGGTTCATCGACCGCACCGGCCCGATCGACCTGACCTGA